In Candidatus Chlorohelix allophototropha, one DNA window encodes the following:
- a CDS encoding circadian clock KaiB family protein, whose translation MDDANELGKAKWELRLYVAGQTPKSLIAFANLKKICEEYLEGEYQIEIIDLLEKPQLASGDQIVATPTLVRKLPEPVRKIIGDLSNTERVLVGLNLIQIGVANHQKAVGDI comes from the coding sequence ATGGATGACGCTAACGAATTGGGGAAAGCTAAATGGGAGTTGCGGCTATATGTCGCGGGACAAACTCCTAAATCGTTAATCGCCTTTGCCAACCTAAAGAAGATTTGCGAAGAATATTTAGAGGGGGAGTACCAAATAGAAATAATCGACCTGTTGGAAAAGCCGCAACTTGCCAGCGGAGATCAGATTGTAGCAACCCCCACCCTTGTACGCAAACTGCCTGAACCGGTGCGTAAAATAATTGGCGATCTCTCCAATACAGAGCGGGTTCTGGTAGGGCTAAACCTGATTCAAATTGGGGTAGCTAACCATCAAAAGGCAGTGGGTGATATATGA
- the kaiC gene encoding circadian clock protein KaiC → MSKIQDNVAETLPKCPTGIDGLDALLEGGLPKGRPTLLCGGAGCGKTLVGVEFLVQGARRFGEPGVLITFEENAEEITKNVNSLGFNLNELVAQKKMVLDHVYIERSEIEESGDFDLDGLFIRLAYAIDSIEAKRVVLDTLEVLFSGFSNEATLRAELRRLFRWLKDKGVTAIITAERGSNGTLTRQGLEEYVSDCVIVLEHRTVDSISTRHLQVIKYRGSAHGTNEYPFLIDESGISVLPITSSGLEYSVSNERISTGIPSLDDMLEGKGFYRGSSVLISGTAGTGKTSIASSFANSVCQNGERCLYLAFEESTGQIVRNMRSIGLDLSPWIEANLLKFHTTRATMYGLEMHLVVIHQLVKAFQPSVVIIDPVTNFLNNGSNLEVRSMVTRLLDFLKMQQITAFFTSLTFAGGFEEHTLTNISSLIDTWLLLKDIEVDGERNRGLFVLKSRGMASSNQIREFILSHTGIELKEAYLGQAGVLTGSARLAQEAKERAEAQLREQEAMRVQFNLERKRQMLENQIAIMRAEFEVEEAESLNLLKQSKAIEEQLEIERNKMKISRKV, encoded by the coding sequence ATGAGTAAAATCCAGGACAATGTGGCGGAAACACTGCCCAAATGCCCTACCGGCATTGATGGGTTGGATGCTCTGCTGGAGGGCGGGTTGCCGAAAGGTCGCCCCACACTGCTATGCGGTGGAGCAGGTTGTGGCAAAACTTTAGTCGGGGTGGAGTTCTTGGTACAGGGCGCTCGCAGATTTGGTGAACCCGGTGTCTTAATAACTTTTGAAGAAAACGCGGAAGAAATAACCAAAAATGTGAACTCCTTGGGCTTTAATCTCAATGAATTGGTTGCCCAGAAAAAAATGGTGTTGGATCATGTATATATCGAGCGTTCCGAAATCGAGGAAAGCGGGGATTTTGACCTAGACGGGTTATTCATTCGCCTAGCGTATGCCATTGATTCCATCGAGGCTAAACGGGTGGTGCTGGACACCCTCGAAGTGCTTTTCTCAGGCTTTAGCAATGAGGCGACCCTTCGCGCAGAGCTTCGCAGGCTCTTTCGGTGGCTGAAAGATAAAGGGGTAACCGCCATTATCACTGCCGAGCGCGGTTCAAACGGTACGCTCACCCGGCAAGGGTTGGAAGAATATGTTTCGGACTGTGTTATTGTGCTGGAACATCGCACCGTTGATTCTATTTCCACCCGGCATTTGCAAGTCATCAAGTATCGCGGTTCCGCACACGGCACTAACGAGTATCCCTTCCTGATTGACGAAAGCGGCATTTCGGTACTCCCCATAACCTCTAGCGGTCTCGAATATTCGGTATCAAATGAACGAATCTCTACTGGGATACCCAGCCTAGACGATATGCTGGAAGGGAAAGGTTTTTATCGTGGCAGTTCGGTACTGATTTCTGGTACCGCCGGAACCGGTAAAACCAGCATAGCATCTAGCTTTGCCAACTCCGTCTGCCAAAATGGGGAACGTTGCCTTTATTTGGCTTTCGAGGAATCTACCGGACAGATAGTCCGCAATATGCGCTCCATCGGTTTGGATTTGTCGCCATGGATTGAGGCTAATCTCTTGAAGTTCCATACCACCCGCGCTACCATGTACGGTCTGGAAATGCACTTGGTGGTGATACATCAATTGGTTAAAGCTTTCCAACCCTCAGTGGTGATTATTGACCCGGTGACAAATTTCCTTAACAACGGTAGCAACCTTGAAGTGCGCTCGATGGTCACCAGATTGCTGGATTTCCTCAAAATGCAGCAAATAACCGCCTTTTTCACCAGCCTAACTTTTGCCGGAGGCTTTGAGGAACATACCCTGACCAATATTTCCTCCTTGATTGACACTTGGCTATTGTTGAAAGACATCGAAGTTGATGGGGAGCGCAACCGGGGATTGTTCGTGCTTAAATCACGCGGTATGGCTAGTTCTAACCAGATTCGCGAGTTCATTTTGTCCCACACAGGCATCGAGCTTAAAGAGGCATATCTAGGTCAGGCGGGAGTGCTTACAGGCTCGGCACGTTTGGCACAAGAAGCTAAAGAAAGAGCGGAGGCACAGTTACGGGAACAGGAAGCAATGCGAGTCCAGTTCAACCTTGAGCGCAAACGCCAGATGCTGGAAAACCAGATTGCGATTATGCGGGCTGAATTTGAAGTCGAAGAAGCCGAAAGCCTAAACTTGCTTAAACAATCAAAGGCAATTGAGGAGCAGTTGGAAATTGAGCGAAATAAAATGAAAATAAGCCGTAAAGTATAA